The Haploplasma axanthum region GATTTTCTAGCATCTGTAATTAATGAATTAGCATTATCAGATGATGCGATTAAAGATGCTAACGATGTATTAACAGCATTTTATCAAGAAGATTATCAAGAAGATTATAATAATCTGCAAGAGGAAATCGAAAGAGATATTCAACAAGAAATGATTGATAATAATGTTGAGCCTGATTAATAAAAATGATAATAACATGGGGGAAAAAGATAGAGTTGAAAGACTTCTTCTATTCTTCCATTTTTTTATAAAAAACAAAAATAAAAAGGAGAAATAAGAAATGAAAAAATTAAAATTATTATTGGTTGCACTATTAGTTGCAACATCAAGCCTACTTATGACGTCAAAAGTTAGTGCAGCATCTAAGACTGTTACATTGACATCTAATAAGTTTAGTCAAAGTGATTTAATTTTAGAGCATCAAGGTGGTGGCATTTTTACAGTAATCATTGATCAAGAAGCATGGTTCCCAGTTTTAGCAAGTCCATGGGATGACAATGTATCAATTGGTTTAACTAGTAACGACTTTAAAAAAATTAAAGTGATATTGAATGGAACTGAATATATTAAAGATTTTGGTTCAGGCTTCACTTTCGATTTTGAACCATTAGCAAACGAACAATGGGAATTATCAACAAATATTAGTGGAACATTTACAAGATATACTATTCCAGCATATGACTTAAAAATACAAGTTGCTGATACTTTTGATATCAGAAAGCCAGCATCTTCAGGTAAAGATATAATTATTAATAATGTTGAAAAGCCATATACTTTAGAGCAATTAAAAGCAAATGCTTTATTTAAAGTTACAGACGAATATGATGGCGATATTACTGATAAAGCGCAAATTATTAGAGATACTTACACACCAAATAAATCAGTTCCAGGAACATTTGAAATTGAATGGCAAACAACAAACTCTGGTGGACTTTCTACTAATTATATTTTGAAAGTTTTAAATCAAGATTTTGATGCACCAGATATTGATGGACCAGATTTAGAATACTTTTCATATACGCAAGAATTAACTCTTGCTGACATCGCTAATAAGTTTACAGCAATTGATAATATTGATGGAACTGTTCCAGTAACTATTTTGCAACATGATTATGTTCAAGGTGCAGTTGGAACATATGAATTCACAATGCAAGCCGTAGACAAAGCAGGTAATAGAAATACTCATTATTATAAAGTTATTATCCAAGATGATGTACTGCCAGTAATTACAGATGAAAACAACGGGAAAATACAAATCAATTGGAAAGATGACGTCAATACTCAAACATTACTTTTAGGACTTTCTGCAACTGATGCAGTTGATGGAAATCTAACAAGTTCGATTAAAATTGTTGAAAATAATATAGTAAACAAACTAGGTAAATACATTGTTAAATATGAAGTATCTGATGAAGCAGGAAATATTGCTGAGTATCAAAGAGAATATGAAGTTATTACTTTAGAAAGTCCCAAATATTGGATTAGCCAAAATATTTTATCAGTTGAAGACATCAACAAAATGACAGTAGATCAACTTGCTAGAATATATGCGAATTATGAAAATATTGAAATGAAGTCTTTCGAAGTAATTACTAATGAATATTTAAACAATGAAGAAACTCCAGGACAATATTTATTGTCAATGAAAATCGTTGACACTAATAACGAAACTCATGAAATAAATAGAATGATTAGAGTTTTTAATGAAAGTGAGTTGCCTAAGGAAAATGAAGAACCTAAAGCAAAAACAATATGGCAAAAAATAGCGGACTTCTTCATCTGGATTTTCAACAATATAATTCTTCCTGTTTGGAAAGTTATAGTGTGGATTTGGGAACATACGATAGGTGCAATTTTCAAATTAATAACTAAATAATAACAATCACAAAAAGGATGTGATAAAGTGATTAAAAAAATACTAATAATTATATTTATCGGGGTTGCAAGTTTTCTTCTTGCAACTCCAAAACTATATGCAGCGGAAACTGCAAAGCCTTCGCCAAGTATTGAAATAACTGATATAACTAGAAATCAAAATACAATAACAATACAAACAAATGAAACTGATTTAATTACACATGCAGTTGTTGAATACGTGTTTCTAGAAAACACACAACGAATATCAATGCTTAAAACTTATGACGTCAAAAATAACACCTTTACAATCGAAAGTAAAATAACTGATTTAAAGATTTGGCAACTTAAAAAGATACGAAAAGAAACTTCAACACTTCATATGACTAGTGGAAAAAACACGATAGGAACAATTGAAAATGTGGAACGAAGAAACATATCAGAGATTGAAACAGTCGCATCTAACATCGTTGATACTGGCTTATTTTTAGATAAGAATACTGGTAAACACATTGGACCAGGTAGATTAGATGTTAAATTAAAATATTTTGAGTTTTATTTCAAGTTTGAAAAAACACATGACAAAGTCATATCAATTGATGTTAACTATGTTTTTGGTGATTTAAATTATGATGAAACAAGTCTAATAAATACTGAAAATATATCCGAGCGTATTTTTCCTGATGGCGTTGAAATTGAAGGTTACGAAATAATATGGGACGCTATAAATTATTCTAAAAATACATTTAAAAAACTAGCGGTACGCGGATTAGATAACAATTTCATTGCTTCTATCGACGCAAACTATGTAACAAGAGTTTTCCCGATTAAAAATGCTGCATCTAACATTGAGCGACGTGGTAGAGGCTCTCGTGCAAGTTTCGCATATGGTGTATCTAACTTCGCTATCATTAAAATACAATATATGGTTGATGGCGTTTTCTTTGAAGATGACGTCATAAATCCACCAGTTGATCCTGTTGAGCCTGTGACTCCTGAAGATACATTAGGTTGGCTTCAAGAATTGATAGCAAAAATTAAAGAAATAATCCAAAAATTAAAAGATGCTTGGGGTAAATATTCAACAATTGTATTGACTGTTATATATATTCTTATTGTTTATATTTGTTATAGAATTCTCAAAGCATGTTGGGGATTGATTCAACTGCCATTTAAGTTATTAAAAGTTTTATTTATACCAAAGAAAAAATAGGAGGAATTACAATGATTACAGATTTTTTTATGTTTATATTTTCACTACCAAAAAAGGGGTGGAAGATTTTAGTTAAAGTTGGTAAAGGAATTAAAAAAGGATTTCAAGTTTTATTTGTTCCAAAGAAAAAAACTAAAAAACGTGACGTTAAAAAGCAAAGTGGTAAAAGATGATAAAACACGATTGGCGTTACAATTTGGCACACTTCCCAGATGCGTTATTCCTAGCATTTGGAAAATTGCTAAAATTGATTTTATTTTCATTTAATAACATCTTAAGGAAGTGGCAAAGTTTTCTAGACGTCTGGAACAATAGCGACGTTTGGAGGTTAGCGAGATACTTAACTTTTCCACTTCATTGGATTTGGATACTTGCATATAAAGAAAGCAAAAAGAAAAAGTATGATAGCAACCTCTTCGATATCCCGGGCTTACAAATAATCAGTGGAAATACTGGAGCGGGTAAAACGTCTCTTGTATATGAAATTATTGAACGTTATAGAATACTTTTCGGAAAGCCTTGGTATATCAATTCGGACTTTGAAAAGCCACGATATAACGAGCCATTACAAGCGTATATTAGATATCATAGATATATGGAGTTTGGAAACGTCTGGAATGATTTTGAAACAAAAATACAACTAAATAAAAATCTATATGGTGGCTATGTTCTAGATGAGTTTACACGAATATTCGACCACCGCCAAAATCAAACAACGGAGTATTTAAGTAAGTTTGTTCCATTTAGGGATTACACTGTATTGATTAGAAAAAACATTGAGCGCATCATTGGAATAACGCAATTAGATAGATTAGATATACATTTAATGTATCTAGTCAAAATGTGGCATAAGCCAAGAATTGACATAGGATTTGACTATGAAGATTGGATGTTAAAGTCTGGGCTATTTAGATTTAAAATAAAGGGTTGGTATATCGACTCTTACACTATCAACACTAGCGACCAATCAAATATGCTTGTTCCGTTTAAATCGTGGTATTTAAAAGCCGAATACGCTGACTTTGAATATTATGATACTTATGCTTATTCGGACGCTTATAATCATGTTCCGTTAGATATGCCGAACATGAAATACAATCAAGGAGGATTAAGAAATGCAAATTAATGACGTCATAAATGTTGCTAAAATAGTTTTAATTATTGGAGGTACAATTTCAATAACTGCATTTTTCTTATTATCAATTTTATTCATGCCTAGTTTCTTTCAAAAAATGGTTAACTTAAAAAGAGCTGAGCACATCATGCAAGAAAACTTAGAGATTGTAGAGAAAGCAACATTCTTTCAAACTAATCAAGACTTTAATAAAATCATAGATGAGCAAATGGATACGATTAGAAAAAATGCTGCTAAACTAAAATCACTACATGCCGAAATAGATCAATTAGGAAAAGATTTATCGAATAAGAAAAAAGGGCAACAAAAATCCTAATATAATACATATACTTTAGTATATGTTTATATAAGTTTATATATCGGCGGCAATCGACGTGATATGACGAGTTGAAATTTCATTTATTGAATATCTATCAACTCGTTTTTTATTTGAGCGTTATAATAATAAGACTGGGATTTTTTTAGGGATTTGCTACCTCATAAAATATTAAAAAACAATACATGAGGAGATTAACAAAATGAAAATTAAAGATGTTTTTAAAGACTATTTAGACTATGCAGAGTTTTATTTAGAGTTTGATACTTGGAGAACTTACAAAAGAGATTTAAAACTAATTACAAAGGTTTTAGACGTCATGCATATTTATGATACAACACAATTAGATGCAAATATCATTGACAAGCTTAATAGATATTTAAAAGGAAATACTGAAAAGAAAAACAGCAAAATAAATGATACAGTGTCAACTTTTATATCTTCACTTAATCATTCAAATATTAGCACTAAACATTTTAAAATGATAAGATTAAAAAACGATACAATCGGTTATAAGCCACTTCCCGAAAATGAGTTGATACTTATGTTAGATTATATAGAAAAACTCAATACAAGCGAAACTAACAATCTTTCATGGGTTGCTAGCATATACATTATGTTAGACACTGGGGCAAGAATTAATGAAGTGACTAACATATTAACAAAAAATGTTGACGTCAGTGGTAGAAGAATATTATTAGAGGAAACTAAAAACGGAAAAATGCGTATAGTTCCTTTTGGGGATTTATCTGCTGATATAATCAGTAAAATATATGATCCTAATCATTCACATTTATTATGGAATTATTACAGCAATATAAAACTATCAAGGGTATCACTTCACAAGTTTTTAAAACGTTTATCTGATAAATTAAATCTTACATCTGGGAACATTACATCACATAGATTTAGAAAGACATTTGCAACTAGATTATTAAAAATGAAATGCCCTATTACAACAATTCAAAAACTGCTAGGACATTCAAGTATTTCAATAACTATGAGATATTTAGAAATAGACGATTACATGTTAGAAAAAGATTATATCGAACATTATAGTTATAATGCATTAAAAAAAGCGGACTAAAAATCCGCTTTCTTCTTTGTTATATTTTTTAATTGTTCAGAGTATTCTTTGTGTATTTTTTCAAATTGGATTAACTCATCGACTGTTACATCTAACAATACCGCCATTTCGATTGCACGTTCTAAACTTGGATTAATCTTACTTCTTTCATAGTCAGATATGATAGTTCTATCAATTTTAAGCCTGTTTGCAAGTTCTTGCTGAGTTAGTCCCTTTTTTTGTCTAAACTCTTTAAGATTTAATTTAATCGCCATTTTAACACACCTTTCTATTGACATGTGGACTATAATCCACTATAATTCATTTGTGGACTATGTTCCACTATCAAAATTAAAAAAATATGTGTTAAACATATCTTATTTATTTACTAATTGGTGACCCGTACGGGATTCGAACCCGTGAATGCATGCGTGAAAGGCATGTGAGTTAACCGTTTCTCCAACGGGCCAATGGCGGAGTGAGAGGGAGTCGAATTATTTAACCCTTATAAATAAGATTGAATTATAAACGCATATTAGCGTTTTTTTTATTTTATGGGCGAAACATTAATAACATTTTAAAGGGATAAATTAAAGGAGCCCATGCCTTAATTTGTCCGTTTAAAGTGTTATTTTTATTTAACACTTTGTGTCCCTTTATTCCTACGACGTTAACGCCGGCATTGTTGACGTCGTAATTGGAGGGGGAACAAACAACAATTAAAGGGAGGTTCATCATATGAACAAAGATTTACAAGCAGTATTTAGCAATCGTACAGACGATTGGGCGACACCAGAGATTATATTTGATTATCTGGAACGTTATTGTGAGGTTAAAAAAGACGAATGGTTTGACCCATGTCCTCTTGGTGCATTCGATAAAGGTTATGACGGTTTAAAAGTTGATTGGAGTAATCACGAAAATATTTACATCAATCCACCTTATAGCAATATTAAAGGTTTTGTTGAGAAAGCAATTGAAACACATACTAACGATAGAACTAAAGCAATTTACTTCTTAATACCTGCAAGAACTGACACAAAGTATTATAAGCTTCTTTTCGAGTATGGTTGTAATTTCGAGTTCATTGAGGGACGTTTGAAGTTTGGAAAATCAAAACATTCAAGTACTTTTCCTAGCGTATTGGTTCAACTAAATGGCGACGGAGTAATGAGAAATCAAATATATTATATTAGCAAAAATAAATTACATGGGGGCAATAAATAATGAAAAAAAGAATTAATAAAAAAGATTTAATGGCGTTTTTAAAAAGCGAAAAAGGCTTTTTAAAATTAGATACAATGTGTTGGCGTGCTTTTGTTGAAATTGATGGTGTTGATTACACTGTCAATTTCGATACATATTTAAAACTTGATTTAATCAAATTGAAAAGCGACTTTATGACTAAATACTATGTACTTAGAAAGGTGGCTAACTAATGAAAAAAAGAATGTTGGAATATAAAGGAATGTTATATACTGAGGAAGATTTATTTGAAAAACTGGAAGACGATGAAATAATTGAATCATCTGTACTTGTTAATTATTATTACAATGGAAATTTTATAGGTAATGACAATGGATTTTCAACTAAAGAAATGCTTGATGAGATTATAGAAAGCGGCAATTTAAGTATATCAGAGGTAAAAACTAATGACTAAAAATGAAATGTTAGAACTCAAAAATGGCGACTTTGTGCAAGTAAAAAAAGGAAATAAATGGTACAACGGCATAGCAATTCAACATAAAGAGAATAGTCTTCTTTTTGATGATGACGACTTATTTTTATATGTTATTTATTTTCCTGATAGTGAAACTAATATGTATGACGCCCATAATTTTTTTAGCCGTAACGAAATTAGACTACCAAATTATGACGTCACAAACAATGAAACTCTTAAAAAAGTTAAAAAGTTAGTAGATCAATTAGTTGTTAAAGGTGGTAAATAATATGTATATTTTAGAAAAAAATAATCAATATGTTTCAAATATTATCGTAGTTTTTAACAACAAAAAAGCAAAATGTATCTTATCTGATAACGTTAATTTCGCAGTGAAATTCTATGATAAAAAAGATGCAAAAGCACAGGCAAAACGATTTAAATGTAATCTAAAGGAGTTGTAGAAATTGAGTAAGAAAAAAGATTTTATTGTTGAAAAAGCAAGTTTCACAACGATAGAAAATGATATATTTTTCTATCAAAATAATGGTGAAAAACTATCACTTGAAGCGTGGGGATTGTACGCGTTCATGTTATCACTTCCCGACGCTTGGGACTACACTATTAACGGGCTGAAATCAGTTGTAAACGCTGGACGTGATAAGGTTTCAAAAACGTTAAAAGAACTTGAAAATGCAGGCTTTTTAGAGCGTCAACAAAGTAATGAAAATGGGCGTTTTGGTAACATGCAATACAAGATAATTCGTAGACTTCAAACACCGTTGACTGAAAAACCGTTAACGGAAATACCGTCGACGGAAAATCAGATACAACTAATTACTAAAGAACTAAAAGATCTTGATAAATTTAAAGATAAAGGGGAAATTTCTTTCCCCCAAACGTTCCACTACCTAACTAAAGAATTGATTAATAAAAAATACATCAGTGCTTTAGATTTTGATGTCGAAAAATATAACGATTTGTTTAGTACATTAGATTCAAGATATGGTTATCAAAATGTACTTGAAGTCACTAGGTATGCATTAACTTATTCGCTGAAAAATGTTGAACGAATTAATAACAAATTATCGTATTTATCAAGTGCCATTATGAGCGAACTTGTTAAACGTGAAAAAGCATCATCAAATGAACCTGCTTGGTTAGATGCATACATGAAAGAATTATTTCATAAGGATGAGTTGACTGATGAATATTTTTAGAATGATTTTAGATAATGTATTTTCGATTACTAATTGCGAATATAACATTCAAGAAATTGATACTAATAAAATTGACGTCATAACTAATAGTGCAGTCTTTCATTTTGAAAATCAAACTTTAATAATGGTTAACGGAAATTATGATTTTGTTAAAGTTAAGCACATTAAAAATATTGTTGAAAGGATGGTTCAAGATTTTGGAGAAAACTAACGACAACATAAAACAACTTTTAGAAAAAATCAAAGCATTAGCAATTAATGGAGTTGACGGCGAAAAAGAAAATGCGCAACTTCTTCTTAAAAAGTTAATGCATAAATATAAAATCACTGATAATGATCTAGAGATTAACAAACGTGATTGGAGAAATGTTACTCTACCACGTTTTAGATTACATAACAAACTTTTCTGGGCAATCATTCAATCAACATACGATATTACTGCGTATCGTAAAACTTCCAAACGTGACGTCATAAAACTATTTATAACGCAAAGTGAATTAGTTGAGATTATTGCTAAGTACAATTTTTATGTTTATCACTTCGATGTTGACATTGATGCCTTTGCTATTTCTTTCATTTCTAAAAATAAACTCTTTCCAGTGACTGAACGTGCTGGAACTCCTAGAGAAATGACAGAGCGTGAATATCAACGCTGGCTTAAAGCTCACGCAATCGAAACATCAAAATATAACTATAATTCTGGGCAACTTGGTAAGGAACAGTTGCAACTAGATTTTGAAGAAAAGGAGGAATTGCAATGAATGAATTAAAACAGCTTATAAGTGATTTATTGGTTGAATATGACGAGGTTAGCATGGAGCATAGAGCAACAATGCCACTTGATTATGACTTTCGAAAAAAATGGCTACTTCCTCTTGCTGAAAAAATTAACAATCTAGATATGAAAATCGAGGTTATAAAAATATCTTCTAAAATCATTCATGAAAGCAATGCACTAGATGCTTATGACGACGAAGAGGATTAAGGAGGTGATTAAAAATGAAATCAACTAAACAAGCATTTATAACTAAATTGATAGATTATACGTTAGACTTTTTTAAAGTCAAAACTGAGGATCAAGAGCACATCATAAGTTTTAAAGGTGAGCATGTCATAATCTCACTGAAAACAAAAGAAACAATACATGAACTTGCTAAGATTGCTTTTGACTTCGAGGAAGATGACGGACTTGATTTTCTAGCATCTGTAATTAATGAATTAGCATTATCAGATGATGCGATTAAAGATGCTAACGATGTATTAACAGCATTTTATCAAGAAGATTATCAAGAAGATTATAATAATCTGCAAGAGGAAATCGAAAGAGATATTCAACAAGAAATGATTGATAATAATGTTGAGCCTGATTAATAAAAATGATAATAACATGGGGGAAAAAGATAGAGTTGAAAGACTTCTTCTATTCTTCCATTTTTTTATAAAAAACAAAAATAAAAAGGAGAAATAAGAAATGAAAAAATTAAAATTATTATTGGTTGCACTATTAGTTGCAACATCAAGCCTACTTATGACGTCAAAAGTTAGTGCAGCATCTAAGACTGTTACATTGACATCTAATAAGTTTAGTCAAAGTGATTTAATTTTAGAGCATCAAGGTGGTGGCATTTTTACAGTAATCATTGATCAAGAAGCATGGTTCCCAGTTTTAGCAAGTCCATGGGATGACAATGTATCAATTGGTTTAACTAGTAACGACTTTAAAAAAATTAAAGTGATATTGAATGGAACTGAATATATTAAAGATTTTGGTTCAGGCTTCACTTTCGATTTTGAACCATTAGCAAACGAACAATGGGAATTATCAACAAATATTAGTGGAACATTTACAAGATATACTATTCCAGCATATGACTTAAAAATACAAGTTGCTGATACTTTTGATATCAGAAAGCCAGCATCTTCAGGTAAAGATATAATTATTAATAATGTTGAAAAGCCATATACTTTAGAGCAATTAAAAGCAAATGCTTTATTTAAAGTTACAGACGAATATGATGGCGATATTA contains the following coding sequences:
- a CDS encoding immunoglobulin-like domain-containing protein, which produces MKKLKLLLVALLVATSSLLMTSKVSAASKTVTLTSNKFSQSDLILEHQGGGIFTVIIDQEAWFPVLASPWDDNVSIGLTSNDFKKIKVILNGTEYIKDFGSGFTFDFEPLANEQWELSTNISGTFTRYTIPAYDLKIQVADTFDIRKPASSGKDIIINNVEKPYTLEQLKANALFKVTDEYDGDITDKAQIIRDTYTPNKSVPGTFEIEWQTTNSGGLSTNYILKVLNQDFDAPDIDGPDLEYFSYTQELTLADIANKFTAIDNIDGTVPVTILQHDYVQGAVGTYEFTMQAVDKAGNRNTHYYKVIIQDDVLPVITDENNGKIQINWKDDVNTQTLLLGLSATDAVDGNLTSSIKIVENNIVNKLGKYIVKYEVSDEAGNIAEYQREYEVITLESPKYWISQNILSVEDINKMTVDQLARIYANYENIEMKSFEVITNEYLNNEETPGQYLLSMKIVDTNNETHEINRMIRVFNESELPKENEEPKAKTIWQKIADFFIWIFNNIILPVWKVIVWIWEHTIGAIFKLITK
- a CDS encoding ATP-binding protein, with the protein product MIKHDWRYNLAHFPDALFLAFGKLLKLILFSFNNILRKWQSFLDVWNNSDVWRLARYLTFPLHWIWILAYKESKKKKYDSNLFDIPGLQIISGNTGAGKTSLVYEIIERYRILFGKPWYINSDFEKPRYNEPLQAYIRYHRYMEFGNVWNDFETKIQLNKNLYGGYVLDEFTRIFDHRQNQTTEYLSKFVPFRDYTVLIRKNIERIIGITQLDRLDIHLMYLVKMWHKPRIDIGFDYEDWMLKSGLFRFKIKGWYIDSYTINTSDQSNMLVPFKSWYLKAEYADFEYYDTYAYSDAYNHVPLDMPNMKYNQGGLRNAN
- a CDS encoding tyrosine-type recombinase/integrase: MKIKDVFKDYLDYAEFYLEFDTWRTYKRDLKLITKVLDVMHIYDTTQLDANIIDKLNRYLKGNTEKKNSKINDTVSTFISSLNHSNISTKHFKMIRLKNDTIGYKPLPENELILMLDYIEKLNTSETNNLSWVASIYIMLDTGARINEVTNILTKNVDVSGRRILLEETKNGKMRIVPFGDLSADIISKIYDPNHSHLLWNYYSNIKLSRVSLHKFLKRLSDKLNLTSGNITSHRFRKTFATRLLKMKCPITTIQKLLGHSSISITMRYLEIDDYMLEKDYIEHYSYNALKKAD
- a CDS encoding helix-turn-helix transcriptional regulator; this encodes MAIKLNLKEFRQKKGLTQQELANRLKIDRTIISDYERSKINPSLERAIEMAVLLDVTVDELIQFEKIHKEYSEQLKNITKKKADF
- a CDS encoding DNA N-6-adenine-methyltransferase yields the protein MNKDLQAVFSNRTDDWATPEIIFDYLERYCEVKKDEWFDPCPLGAFDKGYDGLKVDWSNHENIYINPPYSNIKGFVEKAIETHTNDRTKAIYFLIPARTDTKYYKLLFEYGCNFEFIEGRLKFGKSKHSSTFPSVLVQLNGDGVMRNQIYYISKNKLHGGNK
- a CDS encoding helix-turn-helix domain-containing protein — protein: MSKKKDFIVEKASFTTIENDIFFYQNNGEKLSLEAWGLYAFMLSLPDAWDYTINGLKSVVNAGRDKVSKTLKELENAGFLERQQSNENGRFGNMQYKIIRRLQTPLTEKPLTEIPSTENQIQLITKELKDLDKFKDKGEISFPQTFHYLTKELINKKYISALDFDVEKYNDLFSTLDSRYGYQNVLEVTRYALTYSLKNVERINNKLSYLSSAIMSELVKREKASSNEPAWLDAYMKELFHKDELTDEYF